Proteins encoded within one genomic window of bacterium:
- the leuD gene encoding 3-isopropylmalate dehydratase small subunit, with product MNFKGKSWKYGDNVNTDEIIPARYLNTSDPKELAEHCMEDIDASFAKCVKKGDIIVAQENFGCGSSREHAPISIKEAGVSCIIANTFARIFYRNAINIGLPILECKEAVKDADKGDILEVDLSAGTISNLTKNKFYKSSPFPEFIQDLISAGGLMKWVSKSI from the coding sequence ATGAACTTTAAAGGAAAGAGTTGGAAATACGGAGACAATGTAAATACAGATGAGATCATCCCTGCAAGATACCTTAATACTTCTGACCCAAAAGAACTGGCAGAACACTGCATGGAGGACATAGACGCTTCTTTTGCTAAGTGTGTTAAGAAAGGCGATATTATTGTTGCTCAGGAGAATTTTGGCTGCGGTTCATCAAGGGAACATGCGCCAATATCTATAAAGGAAGCAGGAGTTTCATGTATCATAGCAAATACGTTCGCAAGGATATTCTACCGTAATGCAATAAATATTGGCCTTCCAATTCTTGAATGTAAGGAAGCAGTCAAGGATGCAGATAAAGGAGATATTCTGGAAGTTGACTTATCAGCAGGCACTATATCCAATCTTACAAAGAACAAGTTCTACAAATCCAGCCCATTTCCCGAATTTATTCAGGACCTGATATCTGCAGG